One part of the Vicia villosa cultivar HV-30 ecotype Madison, WI linkage group LG6, Vvil1.0, whole genome shotgun sequence genome encodes these proteins:
- the LOC131609224 gene encoding FHA domain-containing protein FHA2-like: MGTASTGGGDVEAGFAKLQGEDFEYYMQTYSIILGRNSKKSTVDVDLSSLGGGMNISRHHARIFYDFTRRRFALEVLGKNGCLVEGVLHLPGNPPVKLDSQDLLQIGDKEFYFLLPVRSILGGGGSVGPRHYANHNHHSAGVAPPAPGPPPAPALPVQPHYGYGHPAGSGGAMVKKGRREYYEDEYEMDDDADVDVGGVGVGGGSSGKKVNRREAYDGYGYGGGVGSGGKASLPGPIDKKAEGRSRVDRDADNLQLQQLEEKDVVSSVANVLSDLCGPGEWMPMEKLHAVLVDKYSSVWHHGRVRRYLTSEEWPGPESKGKPWYGLLMLLRKYPEHFVINTRSKGRVTLEFVSLVSLLS, from the exons ATGGGAACCGCAAGCACCGGCGGCGGTGACGTGGAAGCCGGTTTCGCCAAACTTCAAGGCGAAGACTTCGAATACTATATGCAAACCTACTCCATAATCCTCGGTCGTAACTCCAAGAAATCCACCGTCGATGTCGACCTTTCAAGTCTCGGTGGTGGAATGAACATTTCACGTCATCACGCTCGTATCTTCTACGACTTCACGCGGCGTCGTTTTGCTTTGGAAGTGCTTGGGAAGAACGGGTGTTTAGTTGAAGGTGTTCTTCATCTCCCTGGGAATCCTCCTGTTAAGCTTGATTCTCAGGATCTTCTTCAGATCGGTGATAAGGAGTTTTACTTTTTGCTTCCGGTAAGGAGTATACTCGGCGGCGGGGGGAGTGTCGGTCCTCGGCATTATGCGAATCATAATCATCATTCTGCAGGTGTTGCTCCTCCTGCTCCTGGTCCTCCTCCTGCTCCTGCTCTGCCTGTTCAGCCGCATTATGGTTATGGACATCCGGCAGGGTCGGGTGGCGCGATGGTGAAGAAAGGGAGGAGGGAGTATTATGAGGATGAGTATGAGATGGATGATGATGCTGATGTGGATGTTGGTGGTGTTGGTGTTGGTGGTGGGAGTAGTGGGAAGAAGGTTAACAGGAGGGAGGCTTATGATGGTTACGGGTATGGTGGTGGAGTTGGTTCTGGGGGCAAGGCTTCTCTGCCTGGACCGATTG ATAAGAAGGCAGAAGGCAGGTCCCGAGTAGATCGTGATGCTGATAATCTTCAACTTCAGCAATTGGAAGAAAAGGATGTAGTATCATCTGTAGCTAATGTCCTCTCTGACCTTTGTGGCCCTGGAGAGTGGATGCCTATGGAGAAACTTCATGCTGTG ttGGTGGATAAGTATAGCAGTGTTTGGCACCATGGTAGAGTAAGAAGATATCTTACATCAGAGGAGTGGCCTGGTCCTGAATCCAAAGGGAAGCCGTGGTATGGCTTACTCATGCTATTAAGGAAATACCCGGAGCATTTTGTCATCAACACAAGGTCCAAGGGCCGGGTCACTTTGGAGTTTGTTTCTCTGGTCTCTCTTCTTTCGTGA